AAGCTGGCGGTGAATCAGATCGACCTGGCGCTCAAGAACGAGGAGTTCGCGCTGCTGGAGACGTTCAGGCAGCACCCCTTCACCCGTGACATCGGGCTGGGTGTTGTGGACGCCCACTCGCACCGGGTCGAGTCGGTCGAGGAGATCGCGCAAGGCATCCGGCTCGCCTTGGAGGTATTCGAGCCGCGCCAGATCTGCGTCTCGCCCGACTGCGGTCTGAAGACGCGGACGACGGAGGAGACGGTGGCCAAGCTGCGCGCGATGGTCACGGCCGCCGGGCTCGTCCGCGCGGAGGTCGCACGCGGGGTGGGGGCGTAGGTGGCCGAGGTCCGGCGATCGCGCCGGCGGCGCCGCAGGCGCACCGCGGCTGTGGCGGCACCGGCCCCGACCGAGGCGGGTCCGGGGACCGGGGTCGCCGACCTCCCCCGCGCCGTAACCGTCACCGGCCATCGGTACATCCGGGCGGCGCCCCAAGCGGTGTATGGCATGATCAGCCGGCTGGAGCACCTGCCGCGATGGACGACGCTGTGGTTCCGGTCGGACGTGGTCGACCGAAAGCAGGGTCAGGTGACGGTGCAGTTGCGGGGGTACGTAGCAGGACTGCCGGTGGAATCGACGGTTCGGGCAACGCTGCAGCCCCCACGTGCACTCCAGTGGCGACAGCTGGCGGGGACGCTCCTGCACTACGGAGCGCGGTTCGAGCTGGACGGGGTCGAGGAGGGTACGCTCGTCACATATACGGTCCAGATGGAACCGGGAACTGTACTGCTGGGCGAGGGGGCCACCCGGCTCGTGCTCGTCGAGGAGGTCGAGCGCACCCTCGGTCGCCTGAAGATCAGCGCCGAACGCGAACTGGTGGCCGAAGAGATCCGGCTGATGAAAGCGAGGCCTGCGGGGTCGACCCTGGGGCCCACGGAAGCACCTCCGGCACCGCCCCCATCGGCCGA
Above is a window of Armatimonadota bacterium DNA encoding:
- a CDS encoding SRPBCC family protein, which codes for MAEVRRSRRRRRRRTAAVAAPAPTEAGPGTGVADLPRAVTVTGHRYIRAAPQAVYGMISRLEHLPRWTTLWFRSDVVDRKQGQVTVQLRGYVAGLPVESTVRATLQPPRALQWRQLAGTLLHYGARFELDGVEEGTLVTYTVQMEPGTVLLGEGATRLVLVEEVERTLGRLKISAERELVAEEIRLMKARPAGSTLGPTEAPPAPPPSAEQPTTAGAAAEQATSAPARKRRRRRRRSRH